Part of the Vitis vinifera cultivar Pinot Noir 40024 chromosome 13, ASM3070453v1 genome is shown below.
TACTTGATTATTTGAATGGGATGAATTGCATGTTGTGTGCTATATTTGTTAAACtaacttcaatatttttatgaaagcaCTTTGGGATGTAGCTCAGGTACACCAATCCCTTCTTCCTGCATAAGTGTTTATTGTGGTATGATTGTTTGGTTATGAATATTATGTTGTTTACTCTTAAGCTTGATCACCTTTGCTTCCTTTgcacaatcaatcaatcaattaattgtcatacTTCCCTGAACCTAGCcaatagagacctttttagggcttagaggggtgttaccttTTAAGGTATctttccaataggtaacttgatccctggacctagactcgagtttttcaaatacacgttttttcaaaagtttaaggagtcattttttttagggttttagtttcttattttattttcccttaaataaaataataaaaataagtggcgaattcagttttttataaattacaatttttcaCCCAACACAAACGAGTCTTGCCTattgagtggggacgcatgtgaaaaatatgGGTCCACAGTATGgttaatgatgaaaatatcagttaatacaaatatatcaatatttggattttaaggatacaaaatatgaattttggaagtgCACACTTAGAATTAGGATAATAAATATTTGGTTTCATTCAATGAGAACAATTTATACATATTATATGGCAATAGTactttagtaccaaaatgaatATCACCGTGGTTTCATCGCATTATTAGACAAAGGGATCCCATTTTGTTGAAAGGATTGATAATATTGATTGTGAGTTTGAACATGTCAtgcataaatttatgatattaataataatatgtataacttgaaaatatatttaatattaaaactataatctatttaattcaaatctATTTAatgatgtaaaataaattatgatacatgtatgttttttttaatatttatattatttatatttaattatcatataaatgatataaaaaaaagacttactaagaaaattataatgatggttggtaatcaattaaattaaatttaaaataaaataattagaattaatttgcatattaaaatattcttttaatattaaaattataatatatttaatatagtAATGTTTGTTTGTATACAACAAAGTGCAAAGTTGGCCCAACGACTACCAAGGGTTCAATTTGAGCTTTTTAACTTTGGTTTGAGTTGGCCAAGTAAGATCGCAAGAGGAgcttgaaaatattgatagaaatattggaaattttttggaaatatCGTTGATATATCGGCCAATGATAATCAGTGATCGATTGCATATTTACCCCTCCCTTTCGTCGCTGTGCATACTTGATGGTTAAAGTGCccatgactccattcctaccTTTTTAAAACGCCTCAATTCTTTGCTTAGTGCCCCACCAATTGAAAAGTTTGTGATAAAATCGTTGGTCTGTCTTTCCTTATCATATTTGGTATCCGTGGAGCCCGATAACTAATATTGCAGCAAACCCCATTGAAACTTTAATCCTTGCTTAGATCATGATGGTCAATACTATATATTAAGCTAGGCTACAAAGTTACAATGCCATATTTGGCATTTCATCACATAATGAAACTTTATTGTTCCACATGAATTTgattcataaaattttccatttaaaaaaagttcAGGATCACTTTAGTCAATCATAAAGCCGTAGATGTTCTTTATCAACCATGGGAACTCAGGTGGAGTCGTTGATTAAAAGTTTGACATTGCTTGCTTCTTGCTAAATGTTCTAAGAGACTCCCAACATAATCAGCCTAGGTTAAGGTCATGTAAATTGAGTTCGGATTGGGACTTTTGTTGTTCCACTTTCTAGTTGTGTAAGAATGGCCTAGTGTCCAAGCCGGCCAGAATAACTTCTTCAAGGGACTTCCATTTGTGGTACTTTCGAAGTTAAACgtaatcattatttaatttatacctAAAACATACTAGTGATTGCTCAGAAAAATTATCATTCGATATTTGTGTATATATGTGTAGGCCAAAGGAAACCGCCAAAACAtacatgtttttataattgtcATACAACATTAGGCATGGCTTAACTGCTTACCAACCAAAGTTTTCTCCGGCAACACCCCGTGGCCGGCAATCCGGCCTGttcctcattcttttttttttttttttttttaaggctttCAATGAGATTCTACAGGTCAAAACATTTCGctataaataaacttttaatttaGACCCCAAGATGAAAATCACCGGTTCAAGTAACCATTGAAGCTGATCATTAGAAGAAACTTGGtgactactcaacttcaataagCTCCAATGGCTTCTAAGCGGTTTGTTGTAGCAATCTTAGCATTTGTTCTTCCAGCTGTGGCCATGGCAACAGAGTTTACTGTTGGAGATGACCAAGGATGGACCATCAATTTCGACTATGAAGCCTGGTCCAAAGACAAAGTATTTCAAGTTGGAGATGAACTATGTAATGTAGCTTAAGCCTTAAGCTAAGCTAGGAATTCATGTTCCTTTTATCACTTCCTTTGATTCAAGCTGCTAAAATTATTACGGTCGATTCTTATACATGCAGTCTTCAAATACAGGGCGGGACGACACAATGTCTTCAAAGTGAATGGTACGACCTTCACTAACTGCACTATGCCACCAGCAAATGAAGCTCTTACCACTGGAAATGATGTAATTACACTGGCCATCCCTGGAAGGAAGTGGTACATTTGTGGTGTAAACGACCATTGCGCCAACTATGGACAGAAGCTTGCCATCACTGTATTGGAAGCGTCGGCATCTCCTGCACCGGCCCCCTCCATCCCCACAGCACCAGCATCTAGCTCTGCTCATGGGATCTCTGGGTCCGGGTAGCATCTTCAGATGGCAGCCATGGTTGCTATTGCATTCCTAGCTGTTTGACCTGTTTTTACTCCAAAAGAACCTTAGATCACCTAGTCTTAAgaaatttattatgttttatggtttttttattcaattattttttgtatgagTGAAAGAAAATTGTATGTTGGAAATATGAAAGATGGAAGAGAGAAATGAAGATGAATCTATTGTGAAATGAATTTAGTCACAATCTCACATTTTATAATGCTATTATTCTATTATaatttcaaacttcaaataTATATGCTTACTTGAGTTTCAAATTTTGTGTCTTTAACTTGAACTTGCTGGTATACAATTCAAATTTGTGTCTTGAACTAGTAATCTTTAGAGCAGAATTACCAACCTAAACTAATACATTAGTATTACTAATTAGAATAAATTACAaaaaccactcatgtaattcacTCTTACCTTAATTTTgtctctgaattttttttttccaggtaATGTCAACCTTAAAATATGCTCAAATGTCAAATaagtttttctattaattttttttaataaataatggaTGGAGAAACCCCTCTGACAAGTATACAAATTAAACATATCCAAACATATTATATACAAACTCACGTTAATGTTTATATGCTTGTCACATGGGTTtcttcatccatttttttttttttttttatgaaaaatcttAAGGAAAGagcttatttgatatttaagcATAGTTTAAGAGTGATTTtcattacaaaacaaaatttaagggTTAAATTGAGAGATGGGTAAAAGTATAAGGCTGGTTTTATAATTTACTATAATAATTACTCAAGATTGCTATTTTATAAGACTTTATATAGTTGTGTTCTAAGTAATTGTGAGTGGTAttcatgtttcttttattatattagaGGCAAGTGCCTAGTTTTTCCTAAGCTTTTGCAGTGTGTTGTATATTTGTGTGTAGGAATGAAGTCAGAGGGAAAGCGTGTGTTGAAAAGTATTGTTTAAAGCACAAAATGATCCACAATGAAGATTTACTCACCTCACTTGGCAAGTTTAGGCAGCAAATGGACCACATTCAACGTAGCAAACTCACCTAAACTACACCTAGGGTAGAGTAGGGGTGGGGTAAAGTACCCCAACACCTATTATGTTTCCTTAGAATTTCtcaaaacctatatttttttcttcaaataattttcaacaataaataaaaatcatataaatacaagtcacatgcaaatgcttcaataCTCTCCAacacaaatttataaaaacaaattctttCTTCATATATTTCTAATTACTTGATATCTTTATCAAATTGagcataaaattatttaagaatatcCAAAAGATAATTACACCAATTTCAACTTATATTTCATCCATTCAACATACATGCTCCaataatatatgatatcaataattgaaaataaatcaaaaagtaGAATGAGAGAATGAGAGACAATGACACAAGATTTTAGGTGGAAAATCTCTTAAGAAATAAAAGTCCATGGGTATACAAGTGATCAAAAATATCCACTATGAAGAACAAAAACTGAATAATACAAGGTTTTATTTAACTCAGGCCACCAATCATTTCCGAACCACTTAATTAATACCTTTCTATTTTAACTTCACACCTTCTTTCGAAGCACACTTGAAGTCCACACCAAACTTAATATTGGtatcttcttgaatccacacaagaagaaaatgagtttttggAAGTATTAAGTAGTATATTTGAAtgtcctatttatttattctcgATAAATAACAAGTATGAAGCCAAATTTCAATTCCTAACTTCTAATTTCATATCAgcctaaaattttgaattttcatagTTTATCATAGATTTGAACTTTATTAGCCAAAGGACATCTTTAAATCCACAAATTGGGTGGAAAATATGTTCTTTTTACCGTTCTGAAgctatgattatttatttattttaaatattattaaaatatgaagaccttttcaataaaaattatcacTTGAACccatctcttaaaaaaaaatgaatttacttTAAATTACTAAGCATGTGACCATTGATCTTGTATTTTTgttc
Proteins encoded:
- the LOC100853455 gene encoding blue copper protein 1a-like — its product is MASKRFVVAILAFVLPAVAMATEFTVGDDQGWTINFDYEAWSKDKVFQVGDELFFKYRAGRHNVFKVNGTTFTNCTMPPANEALTTGNDVITLAIPGRKWYICGVNDHCANYGQKLAITVLEASASPAPAPSIPTAPASSSAHGISGSG